CTGCTCGGTGCGCGAGAGCGCGGCGCGGCGGATTTACGCGCGCGTCCATGACATCCGCCGCCAGGTGGATCACCCGCTGCAGGTGGGGGTGGTCGGCTGTATGGCCACGGATTACAAGGAACGTCTGATCGCCGAGAAAAAACTGCCCGTGGATTTTATCGCCGGACCCGACAGCTACCGGCGGCTGCCGGAGCTGATCCGCAAACACGCGCAGACCGGCGAGCGGCAGATGGATGTGACACTCTCCAGACAGGAAAATTACGACGGTGTGCTGCCCGTGCGCAGCAGCGGCGTCAACGCCTGGATCGCGGTGATGCGCGGCTGTAACAATTTCTGTTCGTTCTGCGTGGTGCCGTACACGCGCGGACGCGAGCGCAGCCGTCCCGTGGACAGCGTGCTCGCCGAAGTCCGGCAGCTGGTGCAGGACGGATTCAAACAGGTGACGCTGCTGGGACAAAATGTCAATTCCTATCAATACGACGATCATTCATTCGCCGATCTGCTGAACGCCGTCAGCGAGGTGGATGGAATCGAGCGTATTCGCTTCACATCTCCGCACCCCAAGGATTTTCCAGCGGATCTGATTCGAACCGTGGCGGATAATCCCGCGGTGTGCAAACATATCCACCTGCCCCTGCAGGCCGGCAACAGCCGGGTACTGGACTTGATGCGCCGCACCTATACGAAAGAGAGCTATCTGCAGCTGGCGGCGGACATCAAGCGGCATATCCCGGATATCGCCCTGACCACGCGATATCATTGTCGGATTCCCACGGAAACCGATGCCGAGTTTAAAGACACCGTGGACGTAATGCGTCAGGTGCAGTTTGATTCCGCGTTTATTTTCAAATACTCGGAACGTCAGGGTACCCTGGCACAAAAGCACTATGAGGATGATGTGCCGGAAGAAGTAAAAACCGAACGCATCGTCTATCTGAACGAACTGCAGAAAGAAACGTCGCTGAGCAAAAACCAGGCGCACATCGGTCAGACCCTAAATGTGCTGCTGGAACAGGATTCCACGAAAAAATCCAATGAGCACATGCAGGGCCGCAGCGACGGCAACAAACTGGTCATTCTGAAAAAAGGCGATTACCGGGTCGGCGACAGCGTCCGCGTGCACATTGACGACGCCGGTCCGCACGTGCTGCGAGGGCATGTTATAGACTGATATCCCAACCTCGTCGTACAACTTTCAGTTGTGCGACGAGTAAGAGCGGGCACAGAACAGCCGCGAGCACAAAGGCCAGTCAGCGCCCCTTCCATCTGGTTCCGCCAGTCCCCTTGCGGAACTCGGCCAGGACAGTCTCTGTCCGGTTGCAAGGACCACCCTCGTCGTACAACTCTCCGGTTGTGCTGCGAGTGAAAGAAGGAAAGATCAGCCGCACCCATCCGTCCCATTCGGGATTGTGTAAAAGTTCTGGCTCTACAAAACAGTACATTCTGTAGTACGTACTGTCTGAGGTTTCATTAATTATACCTATGATTTTTATTGATTTTATAAATAATTTTAAATAGTTTCTTTTGAATGTTCATCATGAACTGTATACTCAACTATTTAATGCCAATTGAGGGCAGTGCTCATAAAAATAAATCATTGATATACAAGGAGTTGCCAATCAGGCAAAAAAATATCCTGCGGAAGATATTGTTACAGGTACGTTCCTGTTCGAGTCAGGAATACATGGCGTGGGTACCTGGTGTTTTACCAGCTTTGAAAAACGGGATGTAACCGAAATTACAGGCAGCAAAGGCAGGATTACATATTCTACATTTGACAACCGGCCGATCATCCTGGAAACAGGCAAAGGCCGTGTTGAGTTTTCCATCGACAATCCGCCTCATATTCAGCAGCCGCTCATACAGACAGTTGTAGACGCCCTGAATGGTATCGGCAGTTGTCACAGCACAGGCAAAAGTGCCGCCCGAACTTTATGGGTAATGGACCACATGCTGAGCCGTGCGGACTCGTAATACAACTCCAGTTGTGCTTCGAGCAAGAGCGGTACAGACTGCAAACAGCACCGGCGGCCTTGCTGTTTTTGAGTAACTCTTGTCAACCCACATAAATGACGCTGGATACAGACATGCAGACAATAGCGCAACCGGAAAATCCGGAACATACCCCATCGGCTGACTCCCCCGGGACTCTCTTTCAGCAAGAGCACCGGCCGGCGACAACAATTATCGCGATCATGGCGGCCGTGCTGTTCATGGGGATGGGGGCGGCTTTGCAGGGAACGGCTTTGTCGATCCGTGCCAACATTGAGGGTTTTCCCGAACCGATTTTCGGTGTGATTATGTCGATGTTTTATGCGGGACTGGCGGCCGGTATTTATATTGCCGGACCGGTGATACGGACGGTGGGCTATGTGCGCTCGTTTGCCGCCTTTGCCTCGATTGCCTCGGCCACAGCGATCATGCATGTCATTCTTGTCAATCCCTACGCCTGGGTGGTGTTGAGACTGGCGCACGGACTCTGCCTTTCGGTGATGCTGGTGGTGGTGGAGAGCTGGCTGAATGTGTCCGCAACCCTGCAGAATCGCGGCCGCATCCTCAGCTTATATGCGGTGGTCTATCATGCCTCAAGGGGACTGGGGCAGCCGCTGATCGGTGTATTTTCACCGGCGAGTTTCGAGATTTTCGGCGTGACCACAGTCCTGACCTCGCTCTGTCTGGTACCGCTGACGCTGGCCAAGGTGACCGGCCAGCCGCAGGTTCGCAAGAGTCCGCCTATGCTGGTCAAGACGTTTATGCGCTCGCCCCTGGCCGGTTCCGGAATCGTCGTAAACGGCTTGTTATTCGGCGCCAGCTGGAGTCTGATTCCCCGCTACGGCCAGCAGGTGGGAATCGTTGAAGCCCAGATCGGCGTGCTGATGCTCCTGGTGTCGCTGGGGACCCTGGCTTTTCAATGGCCCCTGGGCTGGATATCAGACCGCCATGACCGCCGCAAGGCGATTCTCATGAGCTCAGTGGTGGGATTTGCCGCGGCTTTGTTGATCGCCGTGACCCGGGCCAGCGGCGGAATGCTGTTTCCTCTGGTGCTGGTGTTCGGAGGTTTTTCAATGCCGCTCTATTCCCTCTCGATTGCCATGATGAACGACCAGCTCAACCGGGATGAAATGGTGACTGCCGCCGGCGCGATCATTGTATACTATGGCATCGGCTCGGCAGCCGGACCGTTGATCGGCGGACTGTTCATGTCGCGTTTGGGACCGTCCGGACTGTTCTATGCAATGGCCCTGGCGCTGGCCCTGCATAGTCTGTTTGCCCTGCTGCGCGTGCGAATCACACCCAGGATACAAAAGGTCCGCAAGAGCGGCTATCGCATTTATCCGCGCACCTCGGCGGCAGCGTTCGGCCTGCTGCGTAAAGCAAAGCGGTCCAGGGCGCGGCGGCCGGAACAACAAAAATACGAAAAAGATGAACAACATTGATCCCCTTGGGATGTCATGACTCATCATGAATAAATCACACATGGTTTTTATGACATGACGGTTGAGCCATGAGTGAAAGCGGCACCATACAGCCACGAGCTATTCATGTAGGCCGACGAGTTCGTCGGCCAACGCACCAATAAGCAACGAACCAAACGAACCTTTCCCGGCTGACCATCTTTTATCTGGTTCCGCCAGCCCTCTGGCAGAATCCACGCCCGGATACTCTGTCCAGCGGCAAATGTACGAAAACCAATTTCGTATTAAAACTACACTGTTGTACTATGAATAAAAGCAGCACAGAACAGCAAACCTCATAGTACAACTCCCGGTTGACATGAATGAAAGCGGCACGGCACGCCCACCATCATAGTAAAACGTTTTTCCTGCGAGTGATCATCTCTAAAAGAGTTCCGGGTATATAATCCAAAAGCCCTTGAATGAGTTCATACTTGTAACTTTTTCCCTTGCATCTTTATCTAGTAATGCATAAAATCCAAATACTAATAAATTTGTGCCGGCGGTGATGTATCCGACACAGAGCTTATTGCGGGTGGTTCTTTTCTTTGAAATTGAATTCGGTTTTAGCGGGATTAATATAAAGACGTTTGCTCTGAATTTCATATTTCTGTATAGTATGAAAAAGTTCGTGTTATTGAGAAATTGGTTAATCAGTGGTTATGTTGCTGTCAAAATATTTCAAAATGTATTACGATGATCAAGAAATCTGAAAATATTATTATTAGCATTTTCCAAAAGTCCAGTTCTTTCTATTAATATTTCTCTTGATTAGAGTAATCCAATGGATTATATTAGTGTGTGCTAATTACTATAGTAGAATTACCGGAATACATAAAACGAGCTGGCAAAATTTTATCGAGAGATGAAAGAGATGAATTGCTTTTTTATCTGTCTTCACATCCCAAAGCCGGCGAAGTGATGCAAGGAACGGGTGGTGTAAGAAAATTGGGATGGGCTTCAAAAAATAGAGGTAAAAGTGGTGACTCGAGAATAATTTACTTTTTTTATAATGAAACAATTCCAATATTCTTATTAACTATATTTGGTAAAAATGAAAAAATCAATTTAAGCAAATCAGAGAAAAATGAATTATCGAAACTTTTGAAAGAATTGGTAAAAAATTATCAAAGGAAAGAGAAATGAATAACGCATATAAAAGTATAAGCAAAGGATTAAAAGAAGCAATTGATTATTCCAAAGGGAAGCAAAAAGGTGCGAGAGAATTTCGTCCACAACAAGTAGATGTAAAAAAATTACGAGAACGGACAGGAATGACTCAACCAAAGTTTGCAGCGTCATTTGGGATAAGTCTTGGTACTTTACGTCATTGGGAAAGAGGAGATAGGAATCCACAAGGGCCGGCTCTCGTGCTTTTAAATTTATTATCAAAGGATCCAAATAAAGTATTAGACATTTTACATCAGTAAAAATAAGCGCAACATAACAAAGTTTGTAGTGCAAGGTAGTCGTTCTCAATAAAATCGCAGCAAAAAATGTTCAATAAAAAATATACATTTTTTGCTCGTAATTAATCGTGTTGTCATATTAGAAAACATTGTATCTATGGGC
This genomic window from candidate division KSB1 bacterium contains:
- the miaB gene encoding tRNA (N6-isopentenyl adenosine(37)-C2)-methylthiotransferase MiaB — translated: MNVYIETYGCQMNEYDSELMIAILESHGYVTVPEPEHADIVLLNTCSVRESAARRIYARVHDIRRQVDHPLQVGVVGCMATDYKERLIAEKKLPVDFIAGPDSYRRLPELIRKHAQTGERQMDVTLSRQENYDGVLPVRSSGVNAWIAVMRGCNNFCSFCVVPYTRGRERSRPVDSVLAEVRQLVQDGFKQVTLLGQNVNSYQYDDHSFADLLNAVSEVDGIERIRFTSPHPKDFPADLIRTVADNPAVCKHIHLPLQAGNSRVLDLMRRTYTKESYLQLAADIKRHIPDIALTTRYHCRIPTETDAEFKDTVDVMRQVQFDSAFIFKYSERQGTLAQKHYEDDVPEEVKTERIVYLNELQKETSLSKNQAHIGQTLNVLLEQDSTKKSNEHMQGRSDGNKLVILKKGDYRVGDSVRVHIDDAGPHVLRGHVID
- a CDS encoding type II toxin-antitoxin system RelE/ParE family toxin, translated to MLITIVELPEYIKRAGKILSRDERDELLFYLSSHPKAGEVMQGTGGVRKLGWASKNRGKSGDSRIIYFFYNETIPIFLLTIFGKNEKINLSKSEKNELSKLLKELVKNYQRKEK
- a CDS encoding helix-turn-helix domain-containing protein, with amino-acid sequence MNNAYKSISKGLKEAIDYSKGKQKGAREFRPQQVDVKKLRERTGMTQPKFAASFGISLGTLRHWERGDRNPQGPALVLLNLLSKDPNKVLDILHQ
- a CDS encoding MFS transporter gives rise to the protein MQTIAQPENPEHTPSADSPGTLFQQEHRPATTIIAIMAAVLFMGMGAALQGTALSIRANIEGFPEPIFGVIMSMFYAGLAAGIYIAGPVIRTVGYVRSFAAFASIASATAIMHVILVNPYAWVVLRLAHGLCLSVMLVVVESWLNVSATLQNRGRILSLYAVVYHASRGLGQPLIGVFSPASFEIFGVTTVLTSLCLVPLTLAKVTGQPQVRKSPPMLVKTFMRSPLAGSGIVVNGLLFGASWSLIPRYGQQVGIVEAQIGVLMLLVSLGTLAFQWPLGWISDRHDRRKAILMSSVVGFAAALLIAVTRASGGMLFPLVLVFGGFSMPLYSLSIAMMNDQLNRDEMVTAAGAIIVYYGIGSAAGPLIGGLFMSRLGPSGLFYAMALALALHSLFALLRVRITPRIQKVRKSGYRIYPRTSAAAFGLLRKAKRSRARRPEQQKYEKDEQH